One window of the Salminus brasiliensis chromosome 1, fSalBra1.hap2, whole genome shotgun sequence genome contains the following:
- the mtmr9 gene encoding myotubularin-related protein 9, with amino-acid sequence MEFAELIKTPRVDSVVLHRPFLPTVEGTLCLTGHHLILSSRQDNTEELWLLHSNIDAIEKRFVGSLGTIIVKCKDLRIIQLDIPGMEECLNIASSIEALSTLDSVSLMYPFFYRPMFEVIEDGWHLFSPEEAFKDLESMTDEWRLSEINKDFAICPSYPSLVTVPKDIDDDTLCKAAAFRHGGRFPVLSYYHKKNGMVMMRAGQPLTGTNGRRCKEDEKLINATLRPGKRGYIIDTRTIAVAQQAKARGGGFEQEANYPQWRRIHKAIERSNILQESLIKLVEACNDQSNSMDRWLSKLEASNWQSHVKEILTTACLAAQCIDREGASVLVHGTEGTDSTLQVTSLAQIILEPVCRTIRGFQALVEREWLQAGHPFQQRCAQAAYSNGKPRSEAPVFLLFLDCVWQILRQFPCSFEFNEHFLVTLFEHAYASQFGTFLGNSAAERVKLKLSRKTVSLWSWVNRPQELERFVNPLYEPNSLVIWPSVAPQSLLLWEGVFLRWNRSTKCLDEAYEEMVHIIEYNKELQNKVNSLRRQLAQLETEDGPLQSP; translated from the exons ATGGAGTTCGCCGAGCTGATAAAGACCCCGCGGGTGGACAGTGTTGTTCTCCACCGTCCTTTTTTGCCCACAGTGGAGGGCACTCTGTGTCTCACTGGACACCACCTCATCCTCTCCTCCCGACAGGACAACACAGAGGAGCTCTGGCTGCTCCATTCCAACATAGACGCCATTGAAAAGAG GTTTGTTGGCTCTCTTGGCACAATTATTGTGAAATGCAAGGACCTGCGAATTATTCAGCTGGACATCCCTGGCATGGAAGAGTGCCTTAACATCGCCAGCTCCATTGAG GCGTTGTCTACACTCGACTCTGTCTCCCTTATGTATCCGTTTTTCTACCGCCCAATGTTTGAGGTCATTGAAGATGGGTGGCACTTGTTCTCACCAGAGGAGGCTTTCAAAGACTTGGAGTCTATG ACAGATGAGTGGAGACTTAGTGAAATTAATAAAGACTTCGCCATTTGCCCCTCCTATCCATCACTGGTGACTGTGCCCAAGGACATAGATGATGACACTCTTTGCAAAGCTGCAGCATTTCGCCATGGGGGACGTTTCCCTGTGCTCAGCTACTACCACAAAAAGAACGGCATG GTGATGATGCGAGCAGGGCAGCCTCTCACAGGAACCAACGGACGCCGTTGTAAGGAGGATGAGAAACTAATCAATGCTACACTTCGTCCAGGAAAGCGTGGGTACATCATCGACACCCGCACCATTGCAGTAGCACAACAGGCTAAGGCCCGTGGAGGCGGATTTGAACAGGAGGCCAATTACCCACAGTGGAGAAGAATCCACAAAGCTATTGAGAG GTCCAATATTCTACAGGAGAGCCTGATTAAGCTGGTGGAAGCCTGTAACGATCAGTCTAACAGCATGGATCGCTGGCTTAGCAAGCTGGAAGCATCCAACTGGCAGAGCCATGTAAAAGAGATCCTCACCACTGCCTGCCTGGCTGCTCAGTGCATAGACAG AGAGGGTGCGTCAGTGCTGGTCCATGGGACAGAGGGCACCGACTCCACACTGCAGGTGACCTCTCTAGCCCAGATCATCCTTGAGCCAGTCTGCAGAACTATCCGTGGCTTCCAGGCCTTGGTGGAGCGCGAGTGGCTCCAG GCTGGTCACCCATTCCAGCAGCGCTGCGCCCAGGCCGCTTATTCCAACGGAAAGCCACGGAGCGAGGCGCCAGTATTCCTGCTCTTCCTGGACTGCGTGTGGCAGATACTGCGCCAGTTCCCCTGCTCCTTCGAGTTCAACGAGCACTTCCTGGTCACGCTTTTCGAACATGCTTATGCTTCCCAGTTTGGCACATTTCTGGGAAACAGCGCCGCTGAGAG GGTGAAGCTGAAGCTGTCTCGGAAGACGGTGTCTCTGTGGTCGTGGGTGAACAGGCCTCAGGAACTGGAACGTTTTGTTAACCCACTCTATGAGCCCAACAGCCTGGTGATCTGGCCTTCTGTAGCCCCGCAGAGTCTGCTGCTGTGGGAGG GTGTATTTTTACGTTGGAATCGCTCAACCAAGTGTCTGGATGAGGCCTATGAAGAAATGGTCCATATTATTGAATACAACAAGGAGCTACAGAATAAAGTGAACAGCTTGAGAAGACAGCTTGCTCAGCTGGAGACGGAAGACGGCCCTCTACAGTCTCCCTAA